The proteins below are encoded in one region of Drosophila santomea strain STO CAGO 1482 chromosome 3R, Prin_Dsan_1.1, whole genome shotgun sequence:
- the LOC120452242 gene encoding adiponectin receptor protein isoform X1, producing the protein MDSATNLLEPPCSAADVSGGSHPAEVEVTTQARATFGMDAEGHATGEAVTTTTATLRREGSDEDIFEQVQMILRKRRGWGPEDSLSPNDLDLLEYDDELGEEDDAGCPLPSTPEDTQLIEAEMTEVLKAGVLSDEIDLGALAHNAAEQAEEFVRKVWEASWKVCHYKNLPKWLQDNDFLHRGHRPPLPSFRACFKSIFRVHTETGNIWTHLLGCIAFIGVALYFISRPSVEIQTQEKIVFGAFFIGAIVCLGFSFAFHTLSCHSVEMGRLFSKLDYCGIALLIMGSFVPWLYYGFYCHYQPKVIYLSVVSILGILSIVVSLWDKFSEPSLRPLRAGVFMSFGLSGVIPAIHYSIMEGWFSQMSRASLGWLILMGLLYILGALLYALRVPERWFPGKFDIWGQSHQIFHILVIAAAFVHYHGISEMAMYRVMYSECTVPIEPITF; encoded by the exons ATGGATTCGGCAACCAATCTCCTGGAGCCACCCTGCTCAGCGGCTGATGTGAGTGGTGGAAGCCACCCCGCCGAAGTGGAGGTAACCACCCAGGCCCGTGCCACTTTTGGCATGGACGCCGAAGGACATGCTACCGGGGAGGCAGTGACCACCACCACGGCCACCTTGCGTAGGGAAGGATCCGACGAGGACATCTTTGAGCAGGTGCAGATGATTCTGCGTAAGCGACGTGGCTGGGGACCAGAGGACTCGCTCAGCCCCAATGATCTGGACCTCCTGGAGTACGACGATGAGTTGGGCGAGGAGGATGACGCCGGTTGTCCACTTCCCTCGACCCCGGAGGACACACAGCTTATTGAGGCGGAG ATGACGGAAGTGCTGAAGGCCGGAGTTCTCTCCGATGAAATTGATTTGGGCGCATTGGCACACAATGCCGCCGAGCAGGCAGAGGAGTTTGTGCGCAAG GTCTGGGAGGCTAGCTGGAAAGTGTGTCACTACAAAAACCTACCCAAGTGGCTGCAGGACAACGACTTCCTACACCGCGGCCATCGCCCACCGCTGCCCTCTTTCCGTGCGTGCTTTAAATCGATTTTCCGCGTGCACACGGAAACTGGCAACATCTGGACACATCTTCTTGGCTGCATCGCCTTCATCGGCGTGGCCTTGTACTTCATCTCGCGTCCCTCGGTTGAGATCCAGACACAGGAGAAGATCGTTTTTGGAGCCTTTTTCATCGGAGCCATCGTATGTCTAGGATTCTCATTCGCTTTTCACACACTGAGCTGTCATTCTGTAGAGATGGGAAGACTGTTTTCTAA ACTTGACTATTGTGGAATTGCGCTGCTGATCATGGGTTCCTTTGTGCCTTGGCTGTACTATGGCTTCTACTGTCATTACCAGCCAAAGGTGATATACCTATCCGTTGTGAGCATTCTGGGCATCCTCTCCATCGTAGTCTCGCTATGGGACAAGTTTTCGGAGCCGTCACTTCGTCCCTTGCGCGCTGGCGTGTTTATGAGCTTTGGCCTGTCCGGTGTGATTCCAGCTATTCACTACAGCATCATGGAGGGCTGGTTCAGCCAGATGAGCCGCGCCAGTCTGGGTTGGCTGATTCTGATGG GCCTCCTATACATACTTGGCGCGTTGCTGTACGCCCTCCGTGTTCCCGAGCGCTGGTTCCCCGGAAAGTTCGACATTTGG GGTCAATCACATCAAATATTCCACATACTGGTCATTGCGGCTGCCTTTGTCCACTACCACGGCATCTCTGAAATGGCCATGTACCGCGTCATGTACAGCGAATGCACTGTTCCCATCGAACCAATAACCTTTTAG
- the LOC120452911 gene encoding elongation of very long chain fatty acids protein AAEL008004 — MSVRLNETTTIVDRMVNFFVEHEDLRTKQWFLSNAPGPLFMILGAYLYFCLYAGPRYMRDRKPFELKNTLLVYNAVQVLLSWVLFYEGYKGGWGGHYNFKCQPVTYESDPISMRMARAVWLYYIAKITELLDTVFFVLRKKQRQISFLHLYHHTLMPVCAFIGVKYFAGGHGTLLGFINSFIHIIMYAYYLLSAMGPKVQKYLWWKKYITILQIVQFLIIFVHTLQIQFQPNCNFPKSIAALLTFNAGLFTYMFSSFYVANYKKEAAAQAKLAAKKE; from the exons ATGTCGGTCAGACTGAACGAGACGACGACCATTGTTGACCGGATGGTCAACTTCTTCGTGGAGCACGAGGATCTGCGCACCAAG CAATGGTTCCTGTCGAATGCCCCCGGACCGCTGTTCATGATCCTTGGAGCCTACCTGTACTTCTGCCTGTACGCAGGACCTCGTTACATGCGCGATCGCAAGCCCTTCGAGCTGAAGAACACTCTCCTGGTCTACAATGCCGTCCAGGTGCTCCTCAGCTGGGTGCTCTTCTACGAGGGATACAAGGGCGGCTGGGGTGGCCACTACAACTTCAAGTGTCAGCCCGTGACCTATGAATCTGATCCCATTTCCATGAGG ATGGCTCGTGCTGTGTGGCTGTACTACATTGCCAAGATCACGGAGCTGCTGGACACCGTGTTCTTTGTGCTGCGCAAGAAACAGCGCCAGATCTCGTTCCTCCACTTGTACCACCACACCCTGATGCCCGTGTGCGCCTTCATTGGAGTCAAGTACTTTGCCGGTGGCCATGGAACCCTGCTGGGCTTCATCAACTCCTTCATCCACATCATCATGTACGCCTACTACCTGCTCTCCGCGATGGGACCCAAGGTGCAAAAGTACCTCTGGTGGAAGAAGTACATCACCATCCTGCAGATT GTCCAATTCCTGATCATCTTTGTGCACACGCTGCAGATCCAGTTCCAGCCCAACTGCAACTTCCCCAAGTCCATTGCCGCACTCCTGACCTTCAATGCTGGACTCTTCACCTACATGTTCAGCTCCTTCTACGTGGCCAACTACAAGAAGGAGGCGGCTGCCCAGGCCAAGCTGGCGGCGAAAAAGGAGTAG
- the LOC120452242 gene encoding adiponectin receptor protein isoform X2, with the protein MDSATNLLEPPCSAADVSGGSHPAEVEVTTQARATFGMDAEGHATGEAVTTTTATLRREGSDEDIFEQVQMILRKRRGWGPEDSLSPNDLDLLEYDDELGEEDDAGCPLPSTPEDTQLIEAEVWEASWKVCHYKNLPKWLQDNDFLHRGHRPPLPSFRACFKSIFRVHTETGNIWTHLLGCIAFIGVALYFISRPSVEIQTQEKIVFGAFFIGAIVCLGFSFAFHTLSCHSVEMGRLFSKLDYCGIALLIMGSFVPWLYYGFYCHYQPKVIYLSVVSILGILSIVVSLWDKFSEPSLRPLRAGVFMSFGLSGVIPAIHYSIMEGWFSQMSRASLGWLILMGLLYILGALLYALRVPERWFPGKFDIWGQSHQIFHILVIAAAFVHYHGISEMAMYRVMYSECTVPIEPITF; encoded by the exons ATGGATTCGGCAACCAATCTCCTGGAGCCACCCTGCTCAGCGGCTGATGTGAGTGGTGGAAGCCACCCCGCCGAAGTGGAGGTAACCACCCAGGCCCGTGCCACTTTTGGCATGGACGCCGAAGGACATGCTACCGGGGAGGCAGTGACCACCACCACGGCCACCTTGCGTAGGGAAGGATCCGACGAGGACATCTTTGAGCAGGTGCAGATGATTCTGCGTAAGCGACGTGGCTGGGGACCAGAGGACTCGCTCAGCCCCAATGATCTGGACCTCCTGGAGTACGACGATGAGTTGGGCGAGGAGGATGACGCCGGTTGTCCACTTCCCTCGACCCCGGAGGACACACAGCTTATTGAGGCGGAG GTCTGGGAGGCTAGCTGGAAAGTGTGTCACTACAAAAACCTACCCAAGTGGCTGCAGGACAACGACTTCCTACACCGCGGCCATCGCCCACCGCTGCCCTCTTTCCGTGCGTGCTTTAAATCGATTTTCCGCGTGCACACGGAAACTGGCAACATCTGGACACATCTTCTTGGCTGCATCGCCTTCATCGGCGTGGCCTTGTACTTCATCTCGCGTCCCTCGGTTGAGATCCAGACACAGGAGAAGATCGTTTTTGGAGCCTTTTTCATCGGAGCCATCGTATGTCTAGGATTCTCATTCGCTTTTCACACACTGAGCTGTCATTCTGTAGAGATGGGAAGACTGTTTTCTAA ACTTGACTATTGTGGAATTGCGCTGCTGATCATGGGTTCCTTTGTGCCTTGGCTGTACTATGGCTTCTACTGTCATTACCAGCCAAAGGTGATATACCTATCCGTTGTGAGCATTCTGGGCATCCTCTCCATCGTAGTCTCGCTATGGGACAAGTTTTCGGAGCCGTCACTTCGTCCCTTGCGCGCTGGCGTGTTTATGAGCTTTGGCCTGTCCGGTGTGATTCCAGCTATTCACTACAGCATCATGGAGGGCTGGTTCAGCCAGATGAGCCGCGCCAGTCTGGGTTGGCTGATTCTGATGG GCCTCCTATACATACTTGGCGCGTTGCTGTACGCCCTCCGTGTTCCCGAGCGCTGGTTCCCCGGAAAGTTCGACATTTGG GGTCAATCACATCAAATATTCCACATACTGGTCATTGCGGCTGCCTTTGTCCACTACCACGGCATCTCTGAAATGGCCATGTACCGCGTCATGTACAGCGAATGCACTGTTCCCATCGAACCAATAACCTTTTAG
- the LOC120452242 gene encoding adiponectin receptor protein isoform X3 produces MQTLPEVIVRVNPDLEPDLSQETHRIQDTVKEQAENPAMTEVLKAGVLSDEIDLGALAHNAAEQAEEFVRKVWEASWKVCHYKNLPKWLQDNDFLHRGHRPPLPSFRACFKSIFRVHTETGNIWTHLLGCIAFIGVALYFISRPSVEIQTQEKIVFGAFFIGAIVCLGFSFAFHTLSCHSVEMGRLFSKLDYCGIALLIMGSFVPWLYYGFYCHYQPKVIYLSVVSILGILSIVVSLWDKFSEPSLRPLRAGVFMSFGLSGVIPAIHYSIMEGWFSQMSRASLGWLILMGLLYILGALLYALRVPERWFPGKFDIWGQSHQIFHILVIAAAFVHYHGISEMAMYRVMYSECTVPIEPITF; encoded by the exons ATGCAGACGCTGCCGGAGGTTATAGTGCGTGTGAACCCGGATCTGGAGCCGGATCTCAGTCAAGAAACTCACAGAATCCAGGACACAGTCAAGGAGCAAGCTGAAAATCCAGCC ATGACGGAAGTGCTGAAGGCCGGAGTTCTCTCCGATGAAATTGATTTGGGCGCATTGGCACACAATGCCGCCGAGCAGGCAGAGGAGTTTGTGCGCAAG GTCTGGGAGGCTAGCTGGAAAGTGTGTCACTACAAAAACCTACCCAAGTGGCTGCAGGACAACGACTTCCTACACCGCGGCCATCGCCCACCGCTGCCCTCTTTCCGTGCGTGCTTTAAATCGATTTTCCGCGTGCACACGGAAACTGGCAACATCTGGACACATCTTCTTGGCTGCATCGCCTTCATCGGCGTGGCCTTGTACTTCATCTCGCGTCCCTCGGTTGAGATCCAGACACAGGAGAAGATCGTTTTTGGAGCCTTTTTCATCGGAGCCATCGTATGTCTAGGATTCTCATTCGCTTTTCACACACTGAGCTGTCATTCTGTAGAGATGGGAAGACTGTTTTCTAA ACTTGACTATTGTGGAATTGCGCTGCTGATCATGGGTTCCTTTGTGCCTTGGCTGTACTATGGCTTCTACTGTCATTACCAGCCAAAGGTGATATACCTATCCGTTGTGAGCATTCTGGGCATCCTCTCCATCGTAGTCTCGCTATGGGACAAGTTTTCGGAGCCGTCACTTCGTCCCTTGCGCGCTGGCGTGTTTATGAGCTTTGGCCTGTCCGGTGTGATTCCAGCTATTCACTACAGCATCATGGAGGGCTGGTTCAGCCAGATGAGCCGCGCCAGTCTGGGTTGGCTGATTCTGATGG GCCTCCTATACATACTTGGCGCGTTGCTGTACGCCCTCCGTGTTCCCGAGCGCTGGTTCCCCGGAAAGTTCGACATTTGG GGTCAATCACATCAAATATTCCACATACTGGTCATTGCGGCTGCCTTTGTCCACTACCACGGCATCTCTGAAATGGCCATGTACCGCGTCATGTACAGCGAATGCACTGTTCCCATCGAACCAATAACCTTTTAG